The following proteins are co-located in the Pseudomonas sp. DY-1 genome:
- the glnE gene encoding bifunctional [glutamate--ammonia ligase]-adenylyl-L-tyrosine phosphorylase/[glutamate--ammonia-ligase] adenylyltransferase codes for MSLPPLADLSANLQPSADRALSAVRVALAERTPDFDSWPDERQQAFARVAAASDFVSDQAQRDPAMLLALAATGELERPLAPGELRDQVAELLEDCTEEDDLGRRLRRYRNRQQLRIIWRDLTRQADLAETCRDLSDLADACIDLAYHWLYSRHCAQFGTPIGRRSGQPQHLVVLGMGKLGAFELNLSSDIDLIFGYPEGGETEGAKRALDNQEFFTRLGQRLIKALDAITVDGFVFRVDMRLRPYGSSGPLVFSFNALEQYYQDQGRDWERYAMIKARTVGGDQAAGAQLLQMLRPFVYRRYLDFSAIEALRSMKQLIQQEVRRKGMTENVKLGSGGIREVEFIAQAFQLIHGGRDLSLQQRPLLTVLNTLEGQGYLPSPVVAELKEGYEFLRYTEHALQAIADRQTQMLPDNDLDRARVAFIMGFDGWAAFHERLMHWRGRVEWHFQQVIADPDEEEGGDGESCIGGEWLPLWEEALDEESACRQLGEAGFAEPGAAWRRLTDLRNGPQVRAMQRLGRERLDAFIPRLLNLTVEHEKPDLVLERVLPLVEKVARRSAYLVLLTENPGALQRLIELCAASPWIAEQITRFPLLLDELLNEGRLYRPPLAPELAAELRERLTRIPEDDLEQQMEALRHFKLAHSLRVAASEIAGTLPLMKVSDYLTWLAEAILDQVLALSWRHTVAKHGTPKRADGSLCDPDFIIVGYGKVGGLEFGHGSDLDLVFIHDGDPQAETDGAKPIDGAQFFTRLGQRIIHLLTTQTTSGALYEVDMRLRPSGAAGLLVSSLGAFQRYQENEAWTWEHQALVRARVLVGSPRVATAFEQVRLAVLGRERDLATLRVEVSEMRTKMRDNLGTRETGAGTGQNAFEAAAAFDLKQDAGGIVDIEFMVQYAALAWSRQHPELVRYTDNIRILDGLEQAKLLAGDEVRLLQEAYKAYRSAAHRQALQKQPGVVRGDQFHAERQGVTRIWRELGLN; via the coding sequence ATGAGCCTGCCGCCGCTGGCCGACCTGTCGGCCAACCTCCAGCCCAGCGCCGATCGGGCGTTGTCTGCCGTCCGTGTTGCCCTCGCCGAGCGAACGCCGGACTTCGATAGTTGGCCCGACGAGCGGCAGCAGGCATTCGCCCGCGTCGCTGCGGCCAGTGACTTCGTCTCCGATCAGGCACAGCGTGATCCGGCAATGCTGCTGGCTCTGGCGGCTACCGGTGAGCTGGAACGGCCGCTGGCACCTGGCGAGCTGCGCGACCAGGTCGCGGAGCTGCTGGAGGACTGCACGGAAGAGGATGATCTCGGCCGACGCCTGCGCCGCTATCGCAATCGCCAGCAACTGCGCATTATCTGGCGCGATCTGACCCGGCAGGCCGATCTGGCGGAAACCTGCCGTGACCTCTCCGACCTCGCTGACGCGTGCATCGATCTGGCCTACCACTGGCTCTACAGCCGACATTGCGCTCAGTTCGGAACGCCGATCGGCCGGCGCTCTGGCCAGCCGCAGCATCTTGTAGTGCTGGGTATGGGCAAGTTGGGTGCCTTCGAGCTGAACCTGTCTTCCGATATCGACCTGATCTTCGGCTACCCGGAAGGTGGCGAGACTGAGGGTGCCAAGCGCGCCCTGGATAATCAGGAGTTCTTCACCCGCCTCGGCCAGCGACTGATCAAGGCGCTGGATGCGATAACCGTGGACGGTTTCGTTTTCCGTGTGGACATGCGTCTGCGTCCTTATGGTTCCTCCGGTCCGCTGGTGTTCAGCTTCAATGCGCTCGAGCAGTACTACCAGGACCAGGGGCGTGACTGGGAGCGCTACGCCATGATCAAGGCGCGGACCGTGGGCGGTGACCAGGCTGCTGGTGCCCAACTCCTGCAAATGCTGCGCCCCTTCGTCTATCGCCGTTACCTGGACTTTTCCGCCATCGAGGCGCTGCGCTCGATGAAGCAACTCATCCAGCAGGAAGTGCGCCGCAAGGGCATGACCGAGAACGTCAAGCTAGGCTCCGGCGGCATTCGCGAGGTGGAGTTCATCGCCCAGGCGTTTCAGCTTATCCACGGTGGTCGCGACCTCAGCCTGCAACAGCGGCCGCTGTTGACGGTCCTGAATACGCTGGAAGGCCAGGGTTATCTTCCGTCGCCAGTGGTGGCGGAGCTGAAGGAGGGCTACGAATTCCTCCGTTATACCGAGCATGCCCTGCAGGCTATTGCCGACCGCCAGACCCAGATGCTGCCGGACAACGACCTCGATCGCGCGCGCGTGGCCTTCATCATGGGATTCGATGGTTGGGCAGCCTTTCACGAGCGCCTGATGCACTGGCGCGGGCGTGTCGAATGGCACTTCCAGCAGGTGATCGCCGACCCGGATGAAGAAGAGGGCGGCGACGGCGAAAGCTGCATCGGTGGGGAATGGCTGCCGCTCTGGGAAGAGGCGCTGGATGAAGAGAGCGCTTGCCGACAGTTGGGTGAGGCTGGCTTTGCCGAGCCTGGCGCCGCCTGGCGTCGACTCACGGACCTGCGCAACGGCCCTCAGGTGCGAGCGATGCAGCGTCTTGGTCGTGAGCGGCTGGATGCCTTCATTCCGCGCCTGCTGAACCTGACCGTTGAGCATGAAAAGCCCGACCTGGTGCTGGAGCGGGTACTGCCCCTGGTGGAGAAGGTGGCAAGGCGTTCCGCCTATCTGGTTCTACTGACCGAGAACCCAGGTGCACTTCAGAGGCTGATCGAGCTCTGCGCTGCCAGCCCCTGGATCGCCGAGCAGATCACTCGCTTCCCGTTACTGCTGGATGAGCTGCTCAATGAAGGGCGTCTCTATCGTCCGCCGCTGGCTCCCGAGCTGGCTGCCGAGCTGCGCGAGCGCCTGACGCGCATTCCCGAAGACGACCTGGAACAGCAGATGGAAGCCTTGCGGCATTTCAAGCTGGCCCACAGCCTTCGCGTGGCCGCTTCGGAAATCGCCGGCACGCTGCCGCTCATGAAGGTCAGCGATTACCTGACCTGGCTTGCCGAGGCCATCCTTGACCAGGTTCTGGCGCTGTCGTGGCGCCATACCGTAGCCAAGCACGGTACGCCCAAGCGCGCTGATGGCAGCCTCTGCGACCCGGATTTCATCATCGTCGGTTACGGCAAGGTGGGTGGCCTGGAGTTCGGCCACGGCTCGGACCTGGACCTGGTATTCATCCATGACGGCGACCCGCAGGCCGAAACCGATGGCGCCAAGCCCATCGACGGGGCGCAGTTCTTTACCCGCCTGGGCCAGCGAATCATTCACTTGCTGACGACCCAGACCACTTCCGGCGCCCTGTATGAGGTGGACATGCGCCTGCGCCCGTCGGGTGCGGCGGGCCTGCTTGTCAGTTCCCTCGGTGCGTTCCAGCGCTACCAGGAGAATGAGGCCTGGACCTGGGAACACCAGGCGCTGGTGCGCGCGCGGGTGCTTGTGGGCTCCCCGCGCGTCGCCACTGCGTTCGAACAGGTTCGCCTGGCGGTGCTCGGTCGTGAGCGCGACCTGGCCACGCTGCGTGTCGAGGTCAGCGAGATGCGGACCAAGATGCGTGACAACCTCGGTACTCGCGAAACCGGCGCCGGCACGGGGCAGAATGCCTTCGAGGCCGCGGCGGCCTTCGATCTGAAGCAGGATGCCGGCGGTATCGTCGATATCGAATTT